The DNA sequence ACGACGCCGACCTGGCGGAGTCGCTGGCCGATGCCCTGCACAAGACACCCGACCTCGACCCCGCGCTGCGGTGGCAGGCGCTCTGGCTGCTGGCCGAGATCCGTCGCGGCGAGGGCCAGCAGCAGGAGGAGTACGTCCTGCTCAAGGAGCTGGTCGACCTCAGCGAGTCGTTGGCGTCGCCTGAGCTGTGGTCCCGCGCCTGCACTGGCCTCTCCCGCTGCGCCCGCACGCTCGGCCACACCGCGCAGGCGCGGGAGTACGCGCAGCGGGCGCATGAGCTGTCCGAAAAGGCATCACAAGCCGCCCGTACGGGCGCCCTGCAGGCCCTCGTCGCGATCGAGGCGGAGGTGGGGGAGCTGGCGGCCGCGCAGGCACACGCCGAGCTGCTGTGTGAGCTGACCGAGAACGTGGAGGGCACGGCGCACGTCGAAGCGCTCTGGGCAGCGGCCACGGTCAGCACCCGCCAGGGCGATCACGCCGGGGGCCGGCGGCTGCTGGAACGTGCTCTCGACCGGTTGGACAGCCACGTCGACCTGGTGCTGTGGATGCGGTTACGGTTGGCCGCAGCCTCACTCGGTCTCCAGGTGAGCCCGCCGCCGTTGGACGAGGTGCGGGCCAGGCTACAGGAGGCGGCCACGGTCGTCAGCCTGGTCGGTACCGAGCTGCATCAGCAGGAGCTCCGTACCCTCTGGGTCTACCTCGCGGTGGAGGAGGGCCGCCTGGACGAGGCGTGGGAGATGGCGGAGCGGGTCGCCGCCGAGCAGTCGCTGCTCTCCTTCCGCGACCGCCTGAAGTTCGAGGCCATGCGTGTCCGGCTGCAGATCCGCCGGGGTGACCGGGAGGCCGGTGTGCACCGGATGCGGGAGCTCGCCGAGGAGGCGGAGTCGGCTCGCAACGTCGAGCTTGCCGCCGAGATCTGGCGGACGCTGGCCACCACTCTGACCGGAGACTGACGAGCCGCTCGGCCAGAGTCCCGGCCGAGCGGCTCACAAGCGGTAGTCTCAGGCGCCGTTGCTGTAGGCGGTCGTGTCGCCGCAGAGCACGACACTGGGTCGCCCGTCGACACCTACCGGCGTCGAGCCGACCAGGGTCAGCCGTTCCGCCCGACGGTGCGCCGTGCCGTAGTCGTAGACGGCGTAGTGTTCGGTGGCACGGTTGTCCCAGATGGCCAGGTCGCCGACCCGCCACTGCCACCGCACTGTCTGCTCCGGTTTGGTCACGTACTCCTGGAGCGAGTGGATCAGCTCGCGGGAGACCTGCGGGCTGTAACCGACCACGCTATGCGCGAATCCGCCGAGCAGCAGGGCACGCTCCCCCGTCTCCGGGTGCACCCGCACCGCGGGATGCTCCGTCTCGATCCGGTTGGAGATGTAGTCGCCGCGCCAGTCGACGGTGTCGTCGGTGAAGTCGGAGTCGTTGCTGTGCACGATCCGCAGCCGGTCGGCGAGATCGCGCAGCTCGGCCGGCATGCTCTGGTACGCGGTGGCGGTGTTGGCCCAGATGGTGTCGCCACCCACCGGCGGGATGACCTTGGCATGTAGGAAGGCCGCTGCGGGTGGGCGCTCGATGAAGGACAGGTCGGTGTGCCAGTGGTTGGCCCGGGTGCCGTGGGAGGAGTCCATCGCCCGCAGGTGCGGCTGCTCCTCGGCGTTGTCGTAGATCGGGTGGCCAAGGGTCAGGTCGCCGAATCGCTTCACGAAGGCGACCTGGCTGTCGTAGTCGAGCTCCTGGTCGCGCAGGAAGATCACCTTGTGATCGAGCAGGGCCTGCCGCACCTGCGCGACGACCTCGTCGCTCAACGGGCCTGAGGCGTCGACGCCGCCGATGACCGCACCGATGTTTCCGGCAATGCGTTGCACGGTGACCGTCGGCGACGGCAGCAGTGTCTCAGTCATGACTCCCCCTTCTTCTTGCCAAATCTTTACCGCATCCTTTGCCTGATTGTGCCAAAAACTTGCCAGGGTGGACAGGGGAGCTCGACAATCAATCCATGACGAACGACATCCTCGGCATCGCCGATGACGCGATGAGCTGGGTGGAGACTGCGCACGACGCGACCGGACGACGCGGGGTCGCGGCAGGTTACGACCTGCGGCAGGGCTGGCAGCCCCCCTACCCGGAGACCAGCGGCTATCTCGTGCCGACCCTGCTGCGCGCGGCGCGCGTTCTGGACCGACCCGCTCTGGCCGTG is a window from the Solwaraspora sp. WMMD792 genome containing:
- a CDS encoding helix-turn-helix domain-containing protein, whose amino-acid sequence is MLEQPEFGQRLRALRAERGLSQAALADGVMSTGYLSRLESGARPPTHRVVENLARRLGVSVSAFESPDDGVGTPRHSAFAELLAAVVAAANDADLAESLADALHKTPDLDPALRWQALWLLAEIRRGEGQQQEEYVLLKELVDLSESLASPELWSRACTGLSRCARTLGHTAQAREYAQRAHELSEKASQAARTGALQALVAIEAEVGELAAAQAHAELLCELTENVEGTAHVEALWAAATVSTRQGDHAGGRRLLERALDRLDSHVDLVLWMRLRLAAASLGLQVSPPPLDEVRARLQEAATVVSLVGTELHQQELRTLWVYLAVEEGRLDEAWEMAERVAAEQSLLSFRDRLKFEAMRVRLQIRRGDREAGVHRMRELAEEAESARNVELAAEIWRTLATTLTGD
- a CDS encoding TauD/TfdA family dioxygenase; amino-acid sequence: MTETLLPSPTVTVQRIAGNIGAVIGGVDASGPLSDEVVAQVRQALLDHKVIFLRDQELDYDSQVAFVKRFGDLTLGHPIYDNAEEQPHLRAMDSSHGTRANHWHTDLSFIERPPAAAFLHAKVIPPVGGDTIWANTATAYQSMPAELRDLADRLRIVHSNDSDFTDDTVDWRGDYISNRIETEHPAVRVHPETGERALLLGGFAHSVVGYSPQVSRELIHSLQEYVTKPEQTVRWQWRVGDLAIWDNRATEHYAVYDYGTAHRRAERLTLVGSTPVGVDGRPSVVLCGDTTAYSNGA